One stretch of Acropora muricata isolate sample 2 chromosome 12, ASM3666990v1, whole genome shotgun sequence DNA includes these proteins:
- the LOC136893258 gene encoding uncharacterized protein: MSLLLFFVFFDLDLSSSSLSSLFASSTSSPFSPFSFRSPSSSLSSSSSSPTSSLSFLGNQGNISVSDVFHVILLLFPDVDECTALPPVCHENSVCNNTNGSYSCTCNPGYTGNGKTCTDVNECRESTHNCRIHFKCINIPGSFGCAYNYSRESCQAVREDGEQRQISLSDGLYTLSRNSSSFYAYCDMTSSGQAWTLIARFSNNDAKNWMNDSGEWWFDKSVGVGKEISPSVNADMLSPAFWLVSGLEFKITRSDDPRHTALLQTTGDCLGRQTFRKKIQSYGNFRDGTVWASDDCLGNCNVHYGGQFQTTDGFGQASCSGSLQNATQVGFWCDWGSSGGAVLMIGGGGHDCKQADHGIAITEAEEASFLETGQGEHDFGHEGDTGTSNSKNYSLNLWIN, translated from the exons atgtcgttgttgttgtttttcgtgTTCTTCGACCTGGAtttgtcttcttcttccttgtcTTCTTTGTTTGCTTCTTCCACGTCTTCTCCGTTTTCTCCTTTCTCCTTCCGTTCGCCTTCTTCTTCCTTgtcctcttcgtcttcttcgccTACGTCCTCTTTGTCCTTTTTGGGGAATCAAGGAAATATTTCTGTTTCAGACGTTTTCCATGTGATATTGCTACTTTTTCCAGACGTTGATGAATGCACCGCTTTACCACCCGTTTGTCACGAGAACTCGGTCTGCAACAATACCAATGGCTCTTACAGCTGTACTTGCAACCCTGGATACACTGGCAACGGCAAAACTTGCACAG ACGTTAACGAATGCAGAGAATCGACGCACAACTGTCGTATTCATTTCAAGTGCATCAATATTCCGGGTTCTTTCGGGTGCGCATACAACTACAGTAGAGAAAGCTGTCAGG cTGTACGTGAGGATGGAGAGCAGAGACAGATCTCTCTTAGTGACGGGCTATACACGTTATCAAGGAATTCAAGTTCATTTTAT GCTTATTGTGATATGACAAGTTCTGGCCAAGCTTGGACTCTTATTGCTCGGTTCTCAAATAATGATGCCAAAAATTGGATGAACGATAGTGGAGAGTGGTGGTTCGATAAGAGTGTAGGCGTTGGGAAAGAAATAAGCCCATCAGTAAACGCAGACATGCTTTCGCCAGCATTCTGGTTAGTCAGCGGTCTCGAATTCAAGATCACGCGCAGTGATGACCCTCGGCACACTGCACTGCTGCAGACCACAGGTGACTGTCTGGGTAGACAGACCTTCCGTAAGAAAATCCAAAGTTATGGTAACTTCAGGGATGGTACAGTTTGGGCAAGCGATGACTGCCTGGGAAATTGCAACGTTCATTATGGCGGCCAGTTTCAAACAACCGATGGATTCGGACAAGCCTCATGCAGTGGATCACTTCAAAACGCAACACAAGTCGGCTTCTGGTGCGACTGGGGCAGTAGTGGTGGAGCGGTATTGATGATTGGTGGAGGAGGGCATGATTGCAAACAGGCGGATCACGGGATCGCAATAACCGAAGCTGAGGAGGCTTCTTTCTTGGAAACGGGACAGGGAGAACACGATTTTGGCCACGAAGGGGACACTGGTACATCTAACAGCAAAAACTATTCTTTGAACCTGTGGATAAATTAG